The genomic stretch GGCCTTTCGCAAAGGGTTCAAAGTGTGCGAGGTCCCCATCACCTTCGTGGAGCGGCGGAGCGGAACGTCGAAGATGTCCAAGAAGATCGTACGCGAGGCAGTGTGGATGGTGTGGAAACTGCGTTTCTATGACCTCATAGGGAAACTGTAGCCGGCGATGTTCCACATACTCGTTTCGGGAGGCAAACCAGCGGGTTTGCCTTTCTCATAGGCAGGGCAAAGCGAACCGCT from Calditrichota bacterium encodes the following:
- a CDS encoding polyprenol monophosphomannose synthase → AFRKGFKVCEVPITFVERRSGTSKMSKKIVREAVWMVWKLRFYDLIGKL